One region of Streptomyces sp. NBC_00442 genomic DNA includes:
- a CDS encoding sensor histidine kinase, whose protein sequence is MRPRTAWQAMAQRPLSFLTSSWPWRSLAYLATGVVVGAAAVAVFVTGLVAGLVLLVVLVGAAPLVGVVLSSITVAAVERRRLRLIDLDAMANPHRSVAEPGPRAWVSARLTEQVTWRELLFTLISAAALWWLDLLVLAFSFGLPALTFASADRSSWPWAVFGAVVLLASPYTVTSWAGARAALARTFLAPRDGELGESLREVHASRARLIDSFDAERVRIERDLHDGAQQRLVALGMTLGLMRLDIPEGSPLTAQLTEAEHQLSVAHQELRGLIRGLNPPVLADHGLVAAVEDHAGRFPIPVTVDLRLPGRLPRQVETGVYFLINEAMTNIARHSGARNATVHGRYHSDLLVLEIRDDGLGGADPASGTGLTGLADRLTALDGRMRVSSPPGGPTLLHVEIPCHFG, encoded by the coding sequence ATGCGTCCCAGAACGGCTTGGCAGGCGATGGCTCAGCGTCCGCTGAGCTTCCTGACCTCCAGTTGGCCATGGCGGTCCCTGGCCTATCTGGCCACCGGTGTCGTGGTCGGCGCCGCGGCCGTCGCGGTGTTCGTGACCGGACTCGTGGCCGGGCTCGTCCTGCTGGTGGTTCTGGTCGGCGCGGCGCCCCTGGTCGGCGTCGTCCTGTCCTCGATCACCGTGGCGGCGGTCGAGCGGCGCCGGCTGCGGCTCATCGACCTCGACGCGATGGCGAACCCGCACCGGAGCGTGGCGGAGCCCGGTCCGCGCGCCTGGGTGTCGGCCCGTCTGACCGAACAGGTCACCTGGCGCGAGCTGCTCTTCACGCTCATCTCCGCGGCGGCGCTGTGGTGGCTCGACCTGCTGGTGCTCGCCTTCTCCTTCGGTCTGCCCGCGCTGACCTTCGCGTCGGCCGACCGGAGCAGCTGGCCGTGGGCGGTCTTCGGCGCCGTGGTGCTGCTGGCCTCGCCGTACACCGTGACATCGTGGGCCGGTGCGCGCGCGGCGCTCGCCCGGACCTTCCTCGCCCCCCGCGACGGCGAGCTCGGCGAGTCGCTGCGGGAGGTGCACGCGTCGCGGGCCCGGCTCATCGACTCCTTCGACGCGGAGCGCGTACGCATCGAACGCGACCTGCACGACGGCGCGCAACAACGGCTGGTCGCGCTCGGCATGACGCTCGGTCTGATGCGCCTCGACATCCCCGAAGGGTCCCCTCTCACCGCCCAGCTCACCGAAGCCGAGCATCAGCTCTCGGTCGCACACCAGGAGTTGCGCGGCCTGATCCGCGGGCTCAATCCACCGGTCCTCGCGGATCACGGCCTGGTCGCCGCGGTCGAGGACCATGCGGGCCGTTTCCCCATTCCCGTCACCGTCGATCTCCGGCTGCCGGGACGGCTTCCACGGCAGGTGGAGACCGGCGTGTACTTCCTGATCAACGAGGCCATGACCAATATCGCGCGACACAGCGGCGCCCGGAACGCCACCGTGCACGGCCGCTACCACTCAGACCTCTTGGTCCTGGAGATACGGGACGACGGGCTCGGCGGCGCGGATCCGGCCTCCGGCACGGGCCTGACCGGCCTGGCCGACCGGCTGAC
- a CDS encoding alkyl hydroperoxide reductase produces MSLDALKSAVPDYAKDLKLNLGSVIGNSELPAQQLWGTVLATAIASRSPIVLRELEPEAKANLSPEAYTAAKAAAAVMAMNNVFYRTRHLLSDPEYGTLRAGLRMNVIGNPGVEKVDFELWSLAVSAVNGCGQCLDSHEQVLRKAGVDRETIQEAFKIAAVVQAVGVTLDSEAALAQ; encoded by the coding sequence ATGTCCCTCGACGCGCTGAAGTCCGCCGTACCGGACTACGCCAAGGACCTGAAGCTGAACCTCGGCTCGGTCATCGGCAACTCCGAGCTTCCGGCCCAGCAGCTGTGGGGCACGGTGCTCGCCACCGCCATCGCCTCGCGCAGCCCGATCGTGCTGCGTGAGCTGGAGCCGGAGGCCAAGGCCAACCTGTCGCCCGAGGCGTACACGGCGGCCAAGGCGGCCGCCGCCGTCATGGCGATGAACAACGTCTTCTACCGCACCCGCCACCTGCTCTCCGACCCGGAGTACGGCACGCTGCGGGCCGGTCTGCGGATGAACGTCATCGGCAACCCGGGCGTGGAGAAGGTCGACTTCGAGCTGTGGTCGCTCGCCGTCTCCGCGGTGAACGGCTGCGGCCAGTGCCTCGACTCGCACGAGCAGGTGCTGCGCAAGGCCGGTGTCGACCGCGAGACGATCCAGGAAGCCTTCAAGATCGCCGCGGTGGTCCAGGCCGTGGGCGTCACCCTCGACTCCGAGGCCGCGCTGGCCCAGTAG
- a CDS encoding ABC transporter permease, giving the protein MLVFANVRERWTGFLAAFVAVLVGVALITTTLIIYDSSRPRVQSRLSAAAALALPRQAVDQDRTPQDRVPWSADEARPLIDGLSAVPGVASVVADRSFYAQAFLDGEPAEDEGALVAGHGWSSTRLAPYRLVTGRPPAAADEVVVAGGLGVTAGEKLTVNIAKGRTAFRVVGTVDGPGYYFTDGFAATQQPGVGAIAVLAAKGASAGDITAGAENVVGDRGAVVSGEGRSALQPAYVEHKRFLGTQLIGAMATLALFTTVFVVASMLALATGLRCREIGLLRTIGASARQVRRMILGEAALMGLLGSLAGCLAGIAAAPLLRGIVQGLGVTPPELTVRVAMWPLFTAATIGVGISVLAAASACRTAARVAPVEALLESRTSRTMTRARWVGGLTVLGLGGALTIGTATVGADTRINVAIFATMALIVAAALLAPVFAGPVGRALTAPFKRSGSAALLLVRAELGSHPRRAAALAAPVIAAVGFAVLLSGMVETMRVAYPAGDALKLAGQVIVTPDKTPGNTDEVVAANPVGRAALPTRAFVRGKDGTLTVIDALGSRDARWDRPGQAVLGERMANFLGVRAGDAYAVRFADGATVTVRIARVLPEDPARGDFVMARQLVREHDPAALTDDIFVPGKAKPASVVPGTTVHDAVRFALDDYATDSKLTDSLAAMLIVIAVGYSGIAVANSMAMTAHSRRRDFAVMNSVGGTVRQLLLCSVVETALVVAVGAALGVLVSLGPLAGMASGLSQATSARVGLHLNLSAIAAVILGSLVLAVTANVAVTWRTLRAGSATTPRRPDPAGTPGP; this is encoded by the coding sequence ATGCTGGTCTTCGCGAACGTCCGTGAACGCTGGACCGGCTTTCTGGCGGCCTTCGTCGCCGTGCTCGTCGGCGTGGCACTCATCACCACCACCCTGATCATCTACGACTCCTCCCGCCCCCGGGTCCAGTCCCGCCTCTCGGCCGCCGCCGCGCTCGCCCTCCCCCGTCAGGCGGTCGACCAGGACCGGACTCCGCAGGACCGGGTGCCGTGGAGCGCCGACGAGGCCCGGCCGCTGATCGACGGGCTGAGCGCGGTGCCGGGAGTGGCCTCCGTGGTGGCGGACCGCTCGTTCTACGCGCAGGCGTTCCTCGACGGCGAGCCGGCCGAGGACGAAGGAGCGCTGGTGGCGGGCCACGGCTGGTCGAGCACACGCCTCGCCCCGTACCGACTCGTCACCGGGCGGCCGCCGGCCGCGGCCGACGAGGTCGTCGTGGCCGGGGGACTCGGCGTGACCGCGGGCGAGAAGCTCACGGTCAACATCGCCAAGGGGCGTACCGCGTTCCGCGTGGTCGGCACCGTCGACGGGCCGGGCTACTACTTCACCGACGGCTTCGCCGCGACGCAGCAGCCGGGCGTCGGCGCCATCGCGGTCCTCGCCGCCAAGGGCGCGTCCGCCGGTGACATCACGGCGGGCGCCGAGAACGTCGTCGGCGACCGGGGCGCCGTGGTCAGCGGGGAGGGGCGCTCCGCGCTCCAGCCCGCATATGTGGAGCACAAGCGGTTCCTCGGCACGCAGCTCATCGGAGCGATGGCGACGCTCGCCCTGTTCACCACGGTGTTCGTCGTCGCGTCCATGCTGGCCCTCGCGACCGGGCTGCGGTGCCGGGAGATCGGCCTGCTGCGCACGATCGGCGCGTCCGCGCGCCAGGTGCGCCGCATGATCCTGGGCGAGGCGGCCCTCATGGGTCTGCTGGGCTCGCTGGCCGGCTGCCTGGCGGGCATCGCCGCCGCGCCCCTGCTCCGCGGCATTGTGCAGGGCCTCGGCGTGACGCCGCCGGAACTCACCGTGCGGGTGGCGATGTGGCCGCTGTTCACGGCGGCCACGATCGGCGTCGGCATCAGCGTCCTGGCCGCCGCGTCGGCCTGCCGCACGGCCGCGCGGGTGGCGCCGGTCGAGGCCCTCCTGGAGAGCAGGACGAGCCGGACGATGACCCGTGCCCGCTGGGTCGGCGGCCTCACCGTGCTCGGCCTCGGCGGGGCGCTCACGATCGGCACCGCAACGGTCGGCGCCGATACGCGGATCAACGTGGCGATCTTCGCGACCATGGCGCTCATCGTGGCGGCGGCGCTGCTCGCCCCGGTGTTCGCCGGACCCGTGGGCCGGGCGCTCACGGCCCCGTTCAAGCGGTCCGGGTCGGCCGCTCTGCTTCTGGTGCGGGCCGAGCTGGGCTCCCACCCCCGCCGGGCCGCGGCACTCGCGGCCCCCGTCATCGCCGCGGTCGGCTTCGCCGTCCTGCTCAGCGGCATGGTGGAGACGATGCGCGTGGCGTACCCGGCGGGCGACGCGCTCAAGCTCGCAGGGCAGGTCATCGTCACGCCGGACAAGACCCCGGGCAACACCGACGAGGTGGTCGCCGCCAACCCGGTGGGCAGGGCCGCGCTGCCGACCCGGGCCTTCGTCCGCGGCAAGGACGGCACGCTCACCGTCATCGACGCGCTCGGCTCGCGCGACGCCCGCTGGGACAGACCGGGCCAGGCGGTGCTCGGCGAGAGGATGGCCAACTTCCTGGGCGTACGGGCCGGTGACGCGTACGCGGTGAGGTTCGCCGACGGTGCCACGGTGACGGTGCGCATCGCTCGGGTCCTGCCCGAGGATCCCGCCCGGGGAGACTTCGTGATGGCGCGTCAGCTGGTGCGGGAGCACGACCCGGCGGCGCTCACCGACGACATCTTCGTGCCGGGGAAGGCGAAGCCCGCCTCGGTCGTGCCCGGCACGACGGTGCACGACGCGGTGCGGTTCGCGCTCGACGACTACGCCACCGACTCGAAGCTGACCGACAGCCTTGCCGCCATGCTGATCGTCATCGCCGTCGGCTACAGCGGGATCGCCGTGGCCAACAGCATGGCCATGACCGCGCACAGCCGGCGCCGCGACTTCGCCGTCATGAACTCGGTCGGCGGCACGGTACGACAGCTCCTGCTGTGCTCCGTCGTCGAGACGGCCCTCGTCGTCGCCGTCGGCGCCGCCCTCGGCGTCCTGGTCTCGCTCGGCCCGCTGGCCGGCATGGCATCCGGCCTGTCCCAGGCGACCTCCGCGCGGGTCGGGCTGCACCTGAACCTGTCCGCGATCGCCGCGGTGATCCTCGGCTCCCTCGTCCTTGCGGTCACGGCGAACGTGGCCGTCACCTGGCGGACCCTGCGCGCGGGAAGCGCGACGACCCCGCGCCGGCCAGATCCGGCCGGCACGCCCGGCCCGTGA
- a CDS encoding ABC transporter ATP-binding protein: MTPAGSLLVAQDLHKVYGSTPALDGAAFSIHPGEVVAVMGPSGSGKSTLLHCLAGIVTPDSGTIHYDGRELSAMPDAERSALRRTEFGFVFQFGQLVPELTCVENVALPLRLTGVKRKEAERRSLEWMERLEVADLGNKRPGEVSGGQGQRVAVARSLVTRPRVVFADEPTGALDSLNGERVMQLLTEAARSTNAAVVLVTHEARVAAYSDREIVVRDGKSRDMMLEHSA; the protein is encoded by the coding sequence ATGACGCCCGCCGGCTCCCTGCTCGTCGCCCAGGACCTGCACAAGGTCTACGGCTCCACCCCGGCCCTCGACGGCGCGGCGTTCTCCATCCACCCCGGCGAGGTCGTCGCGGTGATGGGCCCGTCCGGCTCCGGCAAGTCGACGCTGCTGCACTGCCTCGCCGGGATCGTCACCCCGGACTCGGGCACGATCCACTACGACGGCCGCGAGCTGTCCGCGATGCCGGACGCCGAGCGCAGCGCGCTGCGCCGCACCGAGTTCGGCTTCGTCTTCCAATTCGGCCAGCTGGTTCCCGAGTTGACGTGTGTGGAGAACGTGGCGCTGCCGCTGCGTCTGACCGGCGTCAAGCGCAAGGAGGCCGAGCGCAGGTCCCTGGAGTGGATGGAGCGCCTGGAGGTCGCCGACCTCGGGAACAAGCGCCCCGGCGAGGTGTCCGGCGGTCAGGGCCAGCGGGTGGCCGTGGCCCGCTCGCTCGTGACCCGGCCCCGCGTCGTGTTCGCCGACGAGCCGACCGGCGCGCTCGACTCCCTCAACGGCGAGCGCGTGATGCAGCTGCTCACCGAGGCGGCCCGCTCCACCAACGCCGCGGTCGTCCTGGTCACCCACGAGGCGCGGGTCGCCGCCTACTCGGACCGCGAGATCGTCGTCCGCGACGGAAAGTCCCGCGACATGATGCTGGAGCACTCCGCATGA
- a CDS encoding peroxiredoxin, with protein MLTVGDQFPTYDLTACVSLESGNEFQQIDHKTYEGKWRVVFAWPKDFTFVCPTEIAAFGKLNDEFADRDAQILGFSGDSEFVHHAWRKDHPDLTDLPFPMLADSKHELMRDLGIEGEDGFAQRAVFIVDPNNEIQFTMVTAGSVGRNPKEVLRVLDALQTDELCPCNWTKGETTLDPVALLAGE; from the coding sequence GTGCTCACTGTTGGTGACCAGTTCCCCACGTACGACCTGACTGCCTGTGTGTCGCTGGAGAGCGGCAACGAGTTCCAGCAGATCGACCACAAGACCTACGAGGGCAAGTGGCGTGTGGTCTTCGCGTGGCCCAAGGACTTCACCTTCGTCTGCCCGACCGAGATCGCCGCCTTCGGCAAGCTGAACGACGAGTTCGCCGACCGTGACGCCCAGATCCTCGGCTTCTCCGGTGACTCCGAGTTCGTGCACCACGCCTGGCGCAAGGACCACCCGGACCTCACCGACCTGCCGTTCCCGATGCTGGCCGACTCCAAGCACGAGCTCATGCGCGACCTCGGCATCGAGGGCGAGGACGGCTTCGCGCAGCGCGCCGTCTTCATCGTCGACCCGAACAACGAGATCCAGTTCACGATGGTGACCGCCGGTTCCGTGGGCCGTAACCCCAAGGAGGTCCTGCGGGTCCTCGACGCCCTGCAGACCGACGAGCTGTGCCCGTGCAACTGGACCAAGGGCGAGACCACCCTCGACCCGGTCGCCCTCCTGGCCGGTGAGTGA
- a CDS encoding FtsX-like permease family protein — MSLLRDLAFGARFALAGGREGWTRTLLTAVGVGLGVALLLGTTALPGALNARTARDDARNDYGASVNSGPAADTLLIGRVDTQFQGADVRGRLVQPEGPRAPLPPGVSALPAPGAMAVSPALRDLLASSEGALLRERLPYTITSTIADKGLMGPHELAYYAGSDLLAARKAVVSDRAEVLRVKAFVDAAPQQKLDPVLALLIVIIFVVLLMPVGVFIAAAVRFGGDRRDRRLAALRLAGADRRMTRWMAAGEALAGAVVGVVVGALFFVIGRQYVGDISIAGLNVFPADLDPSPLLAVGVALAVPASAVAVTLFAMRSVVVEPLGVVRTSVPRRRRMWWRLLPPLAGLGLLVPLMGHGRDRGTFNQVQVIGGTVLLLIGVTALLPWLVEAVVRRLGGGSVGWQLAVRRLQLTSGSAARMVNGIAVAVAGAIALQMLFGAVEGDYVKSSGEDTSRAQLYIPLGDSTPGQLAREVGSLKSVAGVTGAAVLGSLDAGEKAKEPQHYIPVTVGGCDDLRQAATLPSCKDGDTFIATGGAWAPEFATPPGSTIYLDPANGGSDTKGVAARWTVPAATREAASRPDPMGQRRPGLLVTPGALPQGVSLPIHSTVFVSTAPGDNLAKERVLNRAAKADPLTAARSLNDVQTSARFAGIRKGLYIGAAAVLMLIGASLLVSMLEQLRERKKLLSALVAFGTRRSTLSLSVLWQTAVPVALGLALAAVVGLGLGSVLLRMVGRPVSVDWVPAVSMVGIGAGVVLLVTALSLPPLWRLMRPEGLRTE; from the coding sequence ATGAGCCTGCTGCGCGACCTCGCGTTCGGCGCCCGGTTCGCCCTGGCGGGAGGCCGCGAGGGCTGGACGCGCACCCTGCTCACGGCGGTCGGCGTGGGTCTCGGCGTCGCGCTGCTGCTCGGCACCACCGCTCTGCCCGGCGCCCTGAACGCCCGTACCGCGCGCGACGACGCCCGTAACGACTACGGGGCTTCGGTCAACAGCGGCCCCGCCGCCGACACGTTGCTGATCGGCCGCGTCGACACACAGTTCCAGGGCGCCGACGTACGGGGCCGGCTGGTCCAGCCGGAGGGCCCCCGGGCTCCGCTGCCGCCGGGCGTCTCGGCGCTTCCGGCACCCGGCGCCATGGCCGTCTCGCCGGCCCTGCGCGATCTGCTCGCCTCGTCCGAGGGCGCGCTGCTGCGCGAACGCCTCCCGTACACGATCACCTCGACGATCGCCGACAAGGGCCTGATGGGCCCGCACGAACTCGCCTACTACGCGGGCAGCGACCTGCTCGCGGCGCGCAAGGCGGTCGTGAGCGACCGCGCCGAGGTGCTGCGGGTCAAGGCGTTCGTCGACGCGGCGCCGCAGCAGAAGCTCGACCCGGTCCTCGCACTGCTCATCGTGATCATCTTCGTGGTGCTGCTCATGCCGGTCGGCGTGTTCATCGCGGCCGCCGTACGTTTCGGCGGCGACCGGCGCGACCGACGGCTCGCGGCGCTGCGCCTGGCGGGCGCCGACCGGCGGATGACGCGCTGGATGGCGGCCGGCGAGGCACTGGCGGGAGCCGTGGTCGGCGTCGTGGTCGGCGCCCTGTTCTTCGTGATCGGCCGCCAGTACGTGGGCGACATCTCGATCGCGGGGCTCAACGTCTTCCCCGCCGACCTCGATCCGAGCCCGCTGCTCGCGGTGGGCGTGGCCCTGGCGGTGCCCGCGTCGGCGGTCGCGGTGACCCTGTTCGCGATGCGCTCGGTGGTCGTGGAGCCCCTCGGCGTGGTGCGCACCTCGGTGCCGCGCAGGCGGCGCATGTGGTGGCGGTTGCTGCCGCCGCTGGCCGGGCTCGGCCTGCTCGTCCCGCTGATGGGCCACGGCCGCGACCGCGGGACCTTCAACCAGGTCCAGGTGATCGGCGGCACGGTCCTGCTGCTCATCGGCGTGACCGCGCTGCTCCCCTGGCTGGTGGAGGCGGTCGTACGCAGGCTCGGCGGCGGTTCCGTCGGCTGGCAACTGGCCGTCCGCAGGCTCCAGTTGACGTCCGGTTCGGCGGCCCGCATGGTGAACGGCATCGCGGTCGCGGTGGCCGGCGCGATCGCGCTGCAGATGCTGTTCGGTGCGGTCGAGGGCGACTACGTGAAGTCGAGCGGCGAGGACACCAGCCGCGCCCAGCTGTACATTCCGCTCGGCGACTCCACGCCCGGCCAGCTGGCCCGTGAGGTCGGTTCGCTGAAGAGCGTCGCCGGCGTGACGGGCGCGGCGGTCCTCGGCTCACTGGACGCCGGCGAGAAGGCCAAGGAGCCGCAGCACTACATTCCCGTCACCGTCGGCGGCTGCGACGATCTGCGTCAGGCCGCCACCCTGCCGTCCTGCAAGGACGGCGACACCTTCATCGCGACCGGCGGCGCATGGGCTCCCGAGTTCGCCACGCCCCCGGGCAGCACGATCTACCTCGACCCGGCCAACGGCGGCTCCGACACCAAGGGCGTGGCGGCCCGCTGGACCGTTCCCGCGGCCACCCGCGAGGCGGCGTCCCGCCCCGATCCCATGGGCCAGCGCCGCCCCGGCCTGTTGGTCACGCCGGGCGCGCTGCCGCAGGGGGTGAGCCTGCCGATCCACTCCACGGTGTTCGTCTCGACCGCTCCGGGCGACAACCTCGCCAAGGAGCGGGTGCTGAACCGGGCCGCCAAGGCCGACCCGCTCACCGCGGCGCGCTCCTTGAACGACGTCCAGACCTCGGCCCGGTTCGCCGGTATCCGCAAGGGCCTCTACATCGGGGCCGCGGCGGTCCTGATGCTGATCGGCGCGAGTCTGCTGGTGTCGATGCTGGAGCAGCTGCGCGAACGCAAGAAGCTGCTGTCCGCGCTGGTCGCCTTCGGCACCCGGCGCTCCACGCTGAGCCTGTCGGTCCTGTGGCAGACCGCGGTGCCGGTGGCACTGGGTCTGGCACTCGCGGCGGTGGTGGGTCTCGGGCTCGGCTCGGTGCTGCTGCGGATGGTGGGCCGCCCGGTGAGCGTGGACTGGGTCCCGGCGGTGTCGATGGTGGGCATCGGCGCGGGCGTGGTCCTGCTCGTCACGGCCCTGTCCCTGCCGCCACTGTGGCGGCTGATGCGGCCGGAGGGCCTGCGCACGGAATAG
- a CDS encoding ABC transporter ATP-binding protein, with product MTTTRQTSTADAVQLLSVRKIYGTGDRSVAALDGVSIGFPRGTFTAIMGPSGSGKSTLLQCAAGLDRPTEGRVMLAGVDIGQESEKRRTELRRDHIGFVFQAFNLVESLTAAQNVELPSRFAGRGVGREQVGAALAAVGLAERAGHRPSELSGGQQQRVALARALVTRPDVLFADEPTGALDTTTSREVLRMMRLLVDKEGQTTLMVTHDPVAAVFADVVVFLKDGRIADRIGLGRDVDGGNAASIAAHMTGLEA from the coding sequence GTGACCACTACCAGGCAGACATCCACGGCGGACGCGGTTCAGTTGCTGAGCGTCCGGAAGATCTACGGGACCGGAGACCGCTCGGTCGCCGCGCTGGACGGCGTCTCCATCGGGTTTCCGCGCGGGACGTTCACCGCCATCATGGGCCCGTCCGGCTCCGGCAAGTCCACGCTGTTGCAGTGTGCGGCCGGCCTGGACCGGCCCACCGAGGGACGGGTGATGCTGGCCGGCGTCGACATCGGCCAGGAGAGCGAGAAGAGGCGCACCGAACTGCGGCGCGACCACATCGGGTTCGTGTTCCAGGCGTTCAACTTGGTCGAATCGCTCACCGCGGCGCAGAACGTGGAGCTTCCGTCCCGGTTCGCCGGGCGCGGAGTCGGCCGGGAGCAGGTCGGTGCCGCGCTCGCCGCGGTCGGGCTCGCGGAGCGGGCCGGCCATCGGCCCAGCGAGTTGTCCGGCGGCCAGCAGCAGCGCGTCGCGCTCGCCCGCGCCCTCGTCACGCGGCCGGACGTCCTGTTCGCCGACGAGCCCACCGGAGCCCTGGACACCACCACCTCGCGTGAGGTGCTGCGGATGATGCGCCTCCTGGTCGACAAGGAGGGCCAGACCACGCTCATGGTCACCCACGACCCGGTGGCCGCCGTGTTCGCCGACGTGGTCGTGTTCCTCAAGGACGGCCGCATCGCGGACCGGATCGGCCTGGGCCGTGACGTGGACGGCGGCAACGCGGCCTCGATCGCCGCGCACATGACGGGCCTGGAGGCGTGA
- a CDS encoding LysR substrate-binding domain-containing protein, with protein MNTRAKQPSLAQLRAFAAVAEHLHFRDAAAAIGMSQPALSGAVSALEEALGVQLLERTTRKVLLSAAGERLAVRAKAVLDAVGGLMEEAEAVRAPFTGVLRLGVIPTVAPYLLPAVLRLVHERYPELDLQVHEEQTSSLLEGLAAGRLDLLLLAVPLGVPGVSELPLFDEDFVLVTPQDHWLGGRSGIPREALRELRLLLLDEGHCLRDQALDICREAGRTDGAPVTTTAAGLSTLVQLVAGGLGVTLLPRTAVEIETGRNDRLVTGYFAEPAPSRTIALAMRTGAARQGEFEEFAAALRGALRDLPVRVST; from the coding sequence ATGAACACCCGGGCCAAGCAGCCCAGCCTCGCCCAGCTGCGGGCGTTCGCCGCCGTCGCGGAGCACCTGCACTTCCGCGACGCGGCCGCCGCGATCGGAATGAGCCAGCCCGCCCTGTCCGGCGCGGTCTCGGCCCTGGAGGAGGCGCTCGGGGTCCAGCTCCTGGAGCGCACGACCCGCAAAGTGCTGCTCTCCGCGGCGGGCGAGCGGCTCGCGGTGCGAGCCAAGGCGGTGCTCGACGCGGTCGGCGGGCTGATGGAGGAGGCCGAGGCGGTACGGGCCCCGTTCACCGGAGTGCTCAGGCTCGGCGTGATCCCGACCGTCGCGCCCTATCTGCTGCCCGCCGTGCTGCGCCTCGTCCACGAGCGCTACCCGGAGCTCGACCTCCAGGTCCACGAGGAGCAGACGTCCTCACTGCTGGAAGGGCTCGCCGCCGGGCGGCTCGACCTGCTCCTGCTCGCCGTGCCGCTCGGCGTGCCCGGGGTCAGTGAACTCCCCTTGTTCGACGAGGACTTCGTACTCGTCACACCGCAGGACCACTGGCTCGGCGGTCGCAGCGGGATCCCGCGCGAGGCGCTGCGCGAGCTGCGTCTGCTGCTCCTTGACGAGGGGCACTGCCTGCGCGACCAGGCGCTCGACATATGCCGGGAGGCCGGGCGCACCGACGGGGCGCCGGTGACGACGACCGCGGCGGGACTTTCCACCCTGGTGCAGCTGGTGGCGGGCGGACTCGGCGTGACGCTGCTGCCCCGTACCGCCGTCGAGATCGAGACCGGCCGCAACGACCGCCTGGTCACCGGGTACTTCGCCGAGCCCGCGCCCTCGCGCACGATCGCCCTGGCGATGCGGACGGGTGCCGCGCGCCAGGGCGAGTTCGAGGAGTTCGCGGCGGCCCTGCGCGGGGCGCTGCGCGACCTTCCGGTGCGGGTGTCGACGTAG
- a CDS encoding PadR family transcriptional regulator: MSIGHTLLGLLESGPRHGYDLKRAFDEKFGHDRPLHYGQVYSTMSRLLKNGLVEVDGVEAGGGPERKRYAITEAGVTDVETWIRQPEKPEPYLQSTLYTKVVLALLTGRDAGDVLDTQRAEHLRLMRVLTDRKRHGDLTDQLICDHALFHLEADLRWLELTAARLVQLASEVRP; this comes from the coding sequence ATGTCCATCGGCCACACCCTCCTCGGGCTCCTCGAGTCGGGACCCCGTCATGGGTACGACCTGAAGCGCGCCTTCGACGAGAAGTTCGGGCACGACCGGCCCCTGCACTACGGGCAGGTCTACTCGACGATGTCCCGGCTCCTGAAGAACGGCCTCGTCGAGGTCGACGGAGTGGAGGCCGGCGGCGGTCCCGAGCGCAAGCGGTACGCCATCACCGAGGCCGGCGTCACCGACGTCGAGACGTGGATCAGGCAGCCCGAGAAGCCCGAGCCCTACCTCCAGTCGACCCTCTACACCAAGGTCGTCCTCGCGCTGCTGACCGGCCGCGACGCGGGCGACGTCCTGGACACCCAGCGCGCCGAGCACCTGCGCCTGATGCGCGTGCTCACCGACCGCAAGCGCCACGGCGACCTCACCGACCAACTGATCTGCGACCACGCCCTGTTCCACCTGGAAGCCGATCTGCGGTGGCTCGAACTGACCGCCGCCCGTCTCGTCCAGCTCGCCTCGGAGGTACGCCCATGA